A window of the Agrococcus jejuensis genome harbors these coding sequences:
- a CDS encoding exodeoxyribonuclease III: MRIVSVNVNGIRAASGKGMLEWLDEAKPDILCLQEVRAQDEDVLRILEGWHVLHDAATAKGRAGVAVASRMPSIGHRTDIGLKTFDTKGRWLEADFALDDDRVLTVISAYVHSGEAGTPKQEDKMRFLGSMLKRLPQVRATTDLAVVMGDLNVGHTERDIRNWKGNRRNAGFLPEERSHLDRILGPEGKLVTGVDGVRGKGQGWVDVGRAQSGDVDGPYTWWSQRGRAFDTDTGWRIDYQLATPALAATVTHYEVAKASAWDTRWSDHAPVVVDYAL; this comes from the coding sequence ATGCGCATCGTGTCCGTCAACGTCAACGGCATCCGGGCAGCATCGGGCAAGGGCATGCTCGAGTGGCTCGACGAGGCGAAGCCCGACATCCTCTGCCTGCAGGAGGTGCGCGCGCAGGACGAGGACGTGCTGCGCATCCTCGAGGGTTGGCACGTGCTGCACGACGCCGCGACCGCCAAGGGCCGCGCCGGCGTCGCCGTCGCGTCGCGCATGCCGTCGATCGGCCACCGCACCGACATCGGGCTCAAGACGTTCGACACGAAGGGCCGCTGGCTCGAGGCGGACTTCGCGCTCGACGACGACCGCGTCCTCACCGTCATCTCGGCGTACGTGCACTCCGGCGAGGCGGGCACGCCGAAGCAGGAGGACAAGATGCGCTTCCTCGGCTCCATGCTCAAGCGCCTCCCCCAGGTGCGCGCCACGACCGACCTCGCCGTCGTCATGGGCGACCTCAACGTCGGCCACACCGAGCGCGACATCCGCAACTGGAAGGGCAACCGGAGGAACGCGGGCTTCCTGCCCGAGGAGCGCTCGCACCTCGACCGCATCCTCGGGCCTGAGGGCAAGCTCGTGACGGGCGTCGACGGCGTGCGCGGCAAGGGTCAGGGATGGGTCGACGTGGGCCGTGCGCAGTCCGGCGACGTCGACGGCCCCTACACGTGGTGGTCGCAGCGCGGCCGTGCGTTCGACACCGACACCGGCTGGCGCATCGACTACCAGCTCGCGACCCCGGCGCTCGCCGCCACCGTCACCCACTACGAGGTGGCGAAGGCGAGCGCGTGGGACACGCGATGGTCCGACCACGCTCCCGTCGTCGTCGACTACGCGCTCTGA
- a CDS encoding YihY/virulence factor BrkB family protein: protein MRALQHYGAAKGPVFAQGMTLSAFLSLFAALFIGFAIFAAVLGGNDALRDRVIEAVAGSVPGLLGTGPEGEGGVIPVDTLLQSSVLSWGSAIAAVAILITAIGWIGVSREGFRAVFHLPDVRSNAIALKAGDLGVAVGIGLLVLASAALLVVTSAVADALGIGGVGQVVGLLAQLALDAAIVALLYRFAGRLRLPWSQLIGASLACAVAFAVLKQFAALLLTGGSNPLVASFAAILGILVWLGFVNQILLVALSWLAVGETGKEYVQHVDAMNAREDAIAELRADRAAIKAEIAERKKDDPKQGLFAKSLQRRLAKQARKR, encoded by the coding sequence GTGCGGGCTCTGCAGCACTACGGTGCGGCGAAGGGACCCGTCTTCGCGCAGGGCATGACGCTCAGCGCCTTCCTGTCGCTCTTCGCGGCCCTCTTCATCGGCTTCGCGATCTTCGCGGCCGTGCTCGGCGGCAACGACGCGCTGCGCGACCGGGTGATCGAGGCCGTCGCCGGATCGGTGCCCGGGCTGCTCGGCACGGGCCCCGAGGGCGAGGGCGGCGTCATCCCGGTGGACACGTTGCTGCAGTCGAGCGTGCTGAGCTGGGGATCCGCGATCGCGGCGGTCGCCATCCTCATCACGGCGATCGGCTGGATCGGCGTGAGCCGCGAGGGCTTCCGGGCCGTGTTCCATCTGCCCGACGTGCGCTCGAACGCCATCGCCCTCAAGGCGGGCGACCTCGGCGTCGCCGTGGGCATCGGCCTGCTCGTGCTCGCCTCGGCCGCGCTGCTCGTCGTCACGAGCGCCGTCGCCGACGCGCTCGGCATCGGCGGCGTCGGCCAGGTCGTGGGTCTGCTGGCGCAGCTCGCGCTCGACGCCGCGATCGTCGCGCTGCTCTACCGCTTCGCCGGCCGGCTGCGGCTGCCCTGGTCGCAGCTCATCGGCGCCTCGCTCGCGTGCGCCGTCGCCTTCGCCGTGCTCAAGCAGTTCGCGGCGCTGCTGCTCACGGGCGGCTCGAACCCGCTCGTCGCGTCGTTCGCCGCCATCCTCGGCATCCTCGTGTGGCTCGGCTTCGTGAACCAGATCCTGCTCGTCGCGCTCTCGTGGCTCGCGGTCGGCGAGACCGGCAAGGAGTACGTGCAGCACGTGGATGCGATGAACGCGCGCGAGGACGCGATCGCCGAGCTGCGCGCCGACCGCGCCGCCATCAAGGCCGAGATCGCCGAGCGCAAGAAGGACGACCCCAAGCAGGGGCTCTTCGCGAAGTCCCTGCAGAGGCGCCTCGCGAAGCAGGCGCGCAAGCGCTGA